ATGATGGTATCCGGTGGACCTGTACATACGCATATATCGCCCAATACAGCGGCCGGCATTTTGCCAATGAGCACTGTCGGCATACCTGGACCTGTTATAGGGCCACCTACGTGTGGTATTGGTGGCAGGCCCGGTGTTACCATCGGGCATACATGCATATCAGTGAGTCTGGCTGCGGGAGTTCCCATGTTGTTATCGTTTTAGTTAATCATCACCATACCGCCTTTTATCACGGTCTGACCGGAAGCGGAAAGTTCTGCAGAAGCGTTGCCCTGCGCGGTAAAACCTACCTGTGCTGTTTGCTTAATGTTCAAACCACTAAGCTCCAGGTCCTGCGTGGCTTTGCCAGTCAGCTTTTGTGTGGCTTCCATTGTAATGTTGCCGGTTGCCTTGAGCACAATATCTTTTGCACTGTTCAGGGTAATGCCACTATCATCCAGTTTGATACTGTTGCTGTTCTGATCCTGCAGCGTAATACTTTTGCCTTCATCACTGATGGTAATGGAATTATTACCGGGGGTGGTAATTTTGATGATCTTTTTATCATCATCAAAATTCACCTGTAACTGGCTCCTAGTGTAGAGGGCTTTGATGTTATTTTTTTCATCTGCCTGTGATAAAGGTGGTGTATTGGCTTTTCCATACAGCGAGCCTAGTATGATGGGATAGCGGGCATCGTTTTCTAAGAAACCTAATATCACTTCATCGCCTACCTCCGGGCAAAATACCGCACCGGCACCGGATGTGGCGTAGTAATTCGCCAGTCTTGCCCAGATGCCTTTTTGTTCTGCATAGGCTGATACCGGTTTTACCTGTACCCGGTAGGTAGATCCCGGATCTGCGGAGATCTTTACCACCGTAGCCAGTTGCAGGCCATGAATAGGCGGTACCTGTCCATTTGCATTGCTATAGGAATATTGTTCTTTATCATAAATAGGTTTTTCTGAGAAACCAAAACCTACGGTTGTGGTCCATTCCCCTTCTTCCATGGAATGCCTGACCATGCTCACGTATGCATTGCCATTGAAGCGTGCACCTACACCATTGAGCGTAATCATATCGCCCGGTTTTACGGTGCCATTGCCAATAAAAGAAACCTGTCCTTTTACAGCGCTCATACGCATACGCAGGAGCAGATTGTCTGCCCATGTCTTCAGGTCTGCCTGTACCAGCGGAACCGTGGAGGTAACCTGGAAGGCCGTCTGATCCAGTTTGCCGGATAGTGACGTGGCTGTTTGATTGCCCGGTGTAGTCACCGTTGGTTCCGTAGCATTGGCAGTGATCAATGCCAGTGTGCCGGGATCCCAGGCAGCTGTTTGTAAAGAAGGCGGTTGTTTTTCAGCACTCACTTCTCCTTTAAAGTCAATGATAGAATCGCCCATAGCAATGTTGAGTACGGGGTCAGTACTAAAATCAGGCAGCCCAACCGTGATATCGTCGTCATACATAGTAGTAACGAAACCATTGAATGCCGCTCTTGTGAGCAGGAAATCCCAGTCTGTCGACATTTTCTGAAACACGGTTTCCAGTTGCGAACTGGTGCTGGTAACAGTAGCGGTTAAACTATAGTTGCCTACGAGTTTGCTCATGATGGCACTGTCTGTCATGGCATCAAATTCACATTCCTTCCTGTTGTATGTCATCTTCACGGCTTTGTGTCTGCAGGTCACGATCAGTTTGGTGCCACCTTCTGCACTGGCTGTGATAGCCTGTTTAACGATCACTCCTTTGAAGATACCTGTTTGCTCACCTGTACCATACCCTGCAGAAATAGCGATCTCATTACCCGGAATGAAATCATCGCCCTCACTAATGGGGAAATTACCCGCATCGCCTTCTGTATCATCATTCAGTCCCTCAGCAATCACGATTTCAGCGTAGGAGATACGGTTCACTTCATGCACGACCTGTATAGATACAATGGGATATTTTTCTTCCACCGGGTTGTCTGCAACGGCAACGGTGAAGGCGAAATTGACGTCCTGTATATTGGCGGGTGATGGTGCCGGCATTTAGATCTTTTTGAGTGGTGGAAAATACAACTGATCGCCAGGGCGGATGGCATGAACACTGTTCAGGTTATTGAACCGTGCGACTTCTATGTAAAAGGAAGAATTGCCATAAATACGGTACGCCATCAGGGGCAGTGTATCTCCAGCCCTGACGGTAAGTATATGTGTAAGATCCGGCGAGTTTTTGCCAGCTTCCTTGTTCTTGGTCAGGAAGTCTTTAGTTTCTGCCAGTCTGAGTTTCGCTTCTGCACGGAGGGTAGCGCCACCGGGATCGAATAATTTATAGTTAATGGTGAGGCCTTCACTGACACCAGTGACCAGCACATCTCCCCATATTATTTTCAGGTAGTGACGGTGATGGAGATTTCCATCATAACGGGACACCACATCACTGAGTTTGTCGATATAATCATCAACAGATCCGATACCATCCGGAAACGGTATCACACCTGTGCCATCAATCACCAGGCTCAGTTCAAACCGGGCGGCACTGCTCTTGAATGTTTTTGTATCCTTGCTCTTATTCATTTCCTCACTGCTCTTGTAATCTGTCATATAGCTTTTGGAAAAGCTGGCAGGATTGATCATGGCATAGATAGATTTGCCCACAGATTGCGTACAGGCCATATCACTGTACGCCTCTATTTTTAGTTTGGTCAGTTGTGGCATTGTGCGTCGTTTATCTGTCTTCAGTGCTGGTTTTCAAACCTGCTTTTAATTGTTGCATACACTCCTTTACAATCTTATCTTTTAGTTGCCGGATGAGGGCAGCATCCGGCGCTTCCTGCCTGGGTGTCTGCCCGGAGGTAATGGTGACTTTGATGACCAGTTCACGTATTTCAAGCGCCATGGTTACAAGGTTTTTTCGAAGAAATCATAAGCGAGTTCCAGCGTTTCAATCACGATCTGTCCTTCTTTGGCTGTGAGACCGCTATAATCCAGTTTTACGGCATATGCATTGAAGAATGACCAGATAGCGATGGGCATGGCATTCTCTTCCAGCAGTTGTACAATGATGGTTTTCGGTTTGATGGAAAACTCATTGATGCATTGCTGTGCCCATAGTATGAGCGGAGATTCGATGACCATACCCCGCTTCAGGACCAGGTTGCCGTATTTGGGAGGAGAAGGGAGCCGGTGAGTGAACCGGTTCTCTCCTCCTTCCTTTACTTCTTCGGGCGAAATGGATACAGAAAGGCCGTTTACTTCCATGAAGCTGCCTTCCTGCATACCAAAGATGCCTACGAATGCCACCTTGAAAAAAAAGCCTGTAGGTGGATAATAAGTAGTGTTGGGAAACGGCATAAATTATCAACTTGGAGCTAAACCTTCGTGAGCTACTTCCATAGTTTCTACGGCCACTTCATTCGCATCAGATTTCATGTCTGTCACCGTAATCTTTGATGGGAAGGCATTTTTCAATGTCCAGCTCATCGCTACCTGCTGACCTTCGTCCAGCAGGCTGATAACGATGCTGGAGCGTTTGTAGGTGTTCATCTTGATAGCGCTGTATTTGTCCCACAGCGCTTTGTCACCTTTGAAGATGCCTTTCTTCAGGGTAATGTTGGAGAACTTCTGAATACCCGGCATTTTCACTGTGGAGTATACAGGGCTACTGCCACCTCTGTATTCGATGATCTGTGTTTCGGACGATAACCCAGTGACTTCCTGGAAAATCAGTTCGGCGCCGTCCCACATCACCTTAAAGGAGAATTTGACCAAAGGCCACACCGTCTGTGACTGTGCTGATCCGTCATCTGCCATTTTATAATGATTTTAGGGGGTGGAAAAAATATTATGATTGCTGCATTTGTTGCTGGAAAGTGATCACGATGAATTCTGCAGGTCGTACGATGGCTACTTTTACCGTGATAAGCATTTTGCCTTCGAGGATATCCTGTGGGGTCATGGTTGTGCCTAAGCCGATCTGTACATCATAAGCAGCTTCCGGTGCGGCACCTGCAAGAGCGCCTTGTTTCCAGAGGTTGTTCAGGAAGTTGTTAATCATGCTTTTTACGGTTACCCAGGTTGTACCATCATTTGGTTCGAATACATATGCACGGGTCGCCAGCTTGATAGATTGCTCGATCATGATGAGGGTGCGTCGAACATTGACGTAGCACCAGTCAGCGCTGTTACCGTCCAGGGTTCTGCCGCCCCAGACCAGGACGCCGATACCGGGAAAAGGTCTGATCACGTTGATAGACTTACCGGCCATCACGTCGACGTTGAGGTCTTTCTGCTCATCATGCGAGATGTTTACAGCAGGTGCCGTTACCATGTTGATACTCACATTGGCGGGAGATTTCCATACGCCACGGTTATTGTCAACCATGGTATACAGTCCTGCAATAGCGCCACTGGGAGGCATTTCATTCAGGCGTGACCTGATTTCTTCAATGATACTGGTGTAGGTAGGGCTGGCGGCTTTGAGCGACTGGTGATAATTCTTTTTAGCATCATCATCAGGTGTAGCTACTGCTTTGAAGGTGGTAACGATTTTTTGCGCGTTTACTTCCGGCAGTAGTGTGCTCAGGTCTACCTTGTCGTCCAGGTTGGCGAAGGTGACTTCGCTGGGTTGTACGATGGCTGTTTTTAGCCAGGGGTAGTAGGCCGCGCCATAGTTCAGTGAATTGATGCCAATACCATCCCTGAATTTTTTCACCACGTCCTCTGTGGTGTCTGTCAGACCTTGTTGTGCGAGGTCGAAGATACCAAAGCGGCTCTGCGTTTCCTGGCAGTGCGCGAGTACCTTGGTGTAAATGGTATTGTATGCAGCTTCGCCGAGTGCGATGGCATCAGGAATGACCACCAGGGTAGGTTCATATTCCTTTTTGAGAAGATCGAAGATATTCGGTTTGGTAGCAGAGCCGAAAAAGTCTTCCCCGGCAATCTCGACTCCATCAGGCTTATCGCCATAGGTGCCAACGGATACGATATAACAGTTGCTGCCACCGTTTGCGTAAAAGAGACGAATACTGTTGAAGAGGTACAATGTATTTTTCTCATTGATCGTAACCGTATAAGGTTTTTTATCGATCATAAAGGTTTCACCGGGTTTGGCAGGGTCTGCCGCAGCGATGGTAAACTTCGCATTAAATCCTTCGCCGAAGTTCGCTACGAACTCCGCAAAGGAAGTAATGCGGGTGGGCTTGTTGATCAGCGATTTCCCGAATCGCTCGGCTATTTGCGTATAGCCGATAAATACAGGAACCGCTGTTTCGACGGCGACCACCGAGCTGGGGAAGGCGTTCTTTTCTTCGATATAAACGCCTGGTGTCATTAGTGAGGCCATAGATAGAGCAGTTTAACAATTAGTATAAAAAGATCTCAGACGAAAACTGTGGTTTACCACCTGCGGCAGATATTCTGCTGATATCCGGTTTTGGCAATTCTGGTATGACTACACGCCAGGCATCACTGCCTGTAGTATAATCGACCAGCATGAAAGGCGGCTGTTGCTGTGCTAATGTGACGGGTGTGTCGGAGATAAATGTAATGACGTTCCGACCATCCGGCAACACCGCGGATTGCGGTCCTTTGAAAGTCGTAATGTCGGAAGGGTCTACTACGGCTGGTTTCGCTATCTCCTGTAAGTGCCCGCTCATCAGGAAATAGTGCCAGTGTGTAGCCTTCGGTGCAAAATGAATTTCATAGCTTGACCGTAATTCTTGTGTCAGCAGCAATTCAATTTGGCCAAACGGCCGGACAAAGCAGGGTACTGGCAGCGGAGCAACTTCACTGGCGGAAACGTATACTTCCTGGTGTAACCTGCCCGTAGAATTATTTTTATTGGTGAACAGGAGTATACTATTCCGCAGATCGTGCTGCTGCAGATCCGTGTAATTATAAAAGAGGTGATCCTTTAAAGACAGGTCAAAAATGAGGGTCATATCATCCTGTAGGATGTTTTCCCTGGTGAGAATGGTATCATCAAAAGACAAGGTGATGCTATCAGCCTGCTGCCGCAGCAACAAGCCATAACGTCGCAGATCTCTTGCCGTGGCTACAGGGATGTGTACCTGCAGCTGATCATACCTGGTCGAAGCGTAATAGTGGTGACGGAAATAAACCGCTGTTAACAGTGTATAGCTCATGAATATCTTTATACAAAACCAATTATACAGGGCTTGTACTACCGGATGGTGCCGATACATGAGGCCTGTATTCCCTGATTACTCCCTCATCGAATGTGAGCATACGCATCTTGTAAATTACAGATGGCATATACTTCGCACCCAGGGTGGCCCATACATTATTCAGCCGCTCTGTACCCAGGCTCTCCATTTCAAACATCAGTTTATCTATCCGCTTGTCCAGCGAGGGAGTATTCGCGCTGGTCAGCACATTGCCGGACTGAAAGTATGCAATAATGAAAGAGAGGAAGCGCAATGCTTCCGCATAGTTATTACTACTGAAATAAGCTGCAAATAGTATATAGAGGTTGATGCATACCGGGGGCATGCTTCGTGCTGCTACATTACCGTTATTAAAGCCTGGTGCGCTTTTGCCCAGTGGTTCCTTTTCTACGTTAATGAGCGTAAGTACAACCTTATTTTCGCCCTGGATTGCAATAGAGCCATCCTGGTTGACGATGGACGACAACACTACTTTGTCTTCGCTGAGATGCAGTTGTCTGTT
This Chitinophaga sancti DNA region includes the following protein-coding sequences:
- a CDS encoding PAAR domain-containing protein, producing MGTPAARLTDMHVCPMVTPGLPPIPHVGGPITGPGMPTVLIGKMPAAVLGDICVCTGPPDTIMKGSATVMIGGKPAARMGDSTAHGGSIVIGCPTVLIGG
- the vgrG gene encoding type VI secretion system tip protein VgrG, yielding MPAPSPANIQDVNFAFTVAVADNPVEEKYPIVSIQVVHEVNRISYAEIVIAEGLNDDTEGDAGNFPISEGDDFIPGNEIAISAGYGTGEQTGIFKGVIVKQAITASAEGGTKLIVTCRHKAVKMTYNRKECEFDAMTDSAIMSKLVGNYSLTATVTSTSSQLETVFQKMSTDWDFLLTRAAFNGFVTTMYDDDITVGLPDFSTDPVLNIAMGDSIIDFKGEVSAEKQPPSLQTAAWDPGTLALITANATEPTVTTPGNQTATSLSGKLDQTAFQVTSTVPLVQADLKTWADNLLLRMRMSAVKGQVSFIGNGTVKPGDMITLNGVGARFNGNAYVSMVRHSMEEGEWTTTVGFGFSEKPIYDKEQYSYSNANGQVPPIHGLQLATVVKISADPGSTYRVQVKPVSAYAEQKGIWARLANYYATSGAGAVFCPEVGDEVILGFLENDARYPIILGSLYGKANTPPLSQADEKNNIKALYTRSQLQVNFDDDKKIIKITTPGNNSITISDEGKSITLQDQNSNSIKLDDSGITLNSAKDIVLKATGNITMEATQKLTGKATQDLELSGLNIKQTAQVGFTAQGNASAELSASGQTVIKGGMVMIN
- a CDS encoding DUF5908 family protein, translated to MALEIRELVIKVTITSGQTPRQEAPDAALIRQLKDKIVKECMQQLKAGLKTSTEDR
- a CDS encoding phage tail protein, coding for MPFPNTTYYPPTGFFFKVAFVGIFGMQEGSFMEVNGLSVSISPEEVKEGGENRFTHRLPSPPKYGNLVLKRGMVIESPLILWAQQCINEFSIKPKTIIVQLLEENAMPIAIWSFFNAYAVKLDYSGLTAKEGQIVIETLELAYDFFEKTL
- a CDS encoding phage tail protein, producing MADDGSAQSQTVWPLVKFSFKVMWDGAELIFQEVTGLSSETQIIEYRGGSSPVYSTVKMPGIQKFSNITLKKGIFKGDKALWDKYSAIKMNTYKRSSIVISLLDEGQQVAMSWTLKNAFPSKITVTDMKSDANEVAVETMEVAHEGLAPS
- a CDS encoding phage tail sheath family protein, with the translated sequence MASLMTPGVYIEEKNAFPSSVVAVETAVPVFIGYTQIAERFGKSLINKPTRITSFAEFVANFGEGFNAKFTIAAADPAKPGETFMIDKKPYTVTINEKNTLYLFNSIRLFYANGGSNCYIVSVGTYGDKPDGVEIAGEDFFGSATKPNIFDLLKKEYEPTLVVIPDAIALGEAAYNTIYTKVLAHCQETQSRFGIFDLAQQGLTDTTEDVVKKFRDGIGINSLNYGAAYYPWLKTAIVQPSEVTFANLDDKVDLSTLLPEVNAQKIVTTFKAVATPDDDAKKNYHQSLKAASPTYTSIIEEIRSRLNEMPPSGAIAGLYTMVDNNRGVWKSPANVSINMVTAPAVNISHDEQKDLNVDVMAGKSINVIRPFPGIGVLVWGGRTLDGNSADWCYVNVRRTLIMIEQSIKLATRAYVFEPNDGTTWVTVKSMINNFLNNLWKQGALAGAAPEAAYDVQIGLGTTMTPQDILEGKMLITVKVAIVRPAEFIVITFQQQMQQS
- a CDS encoding DUF4255 domain-containing protein, which gives rise to MIYETLSCIADEINKYFNRQLHLSEDKVVLSSIVNQDGSIAIQGENKVVLTLINVEKEPLGKSAPGFNNGNVAARSMPPVCINLYILFAAYFSSNNYAEALRFLSFIIAYFQSGNVLTSANTPSLDKRIDKLMFEMESLGTERLNNVWATLGAKYMPSVIYKMRMLTFDEGVIREYRPHVSAPSGSTSPV